CAAATCTATTACGATAAGCAAGACAAGTTAATACCCCAATTGGACTTATACAAGACATAATAGTcttctattattttaattatttgctTAATTTGATTTTACGGACTATGGGTAATTCAGACGACATATGAGTTGTCTTTTCACATTATAATCCATTCATATAATGCAACTTATTATTAATTAAACCTTAGGTGATCAAGGAGCTTATATTTACTTATATATTTTGTTATTAATGCTAAAATCATTGAAGACAAACATATAACGATCACTTAAATGAGCATGtggtaattttattatttcaatcaatttaaaaattaCTACACTAAGGGTAATATTTCTAACAGTATTTCTTATTTCTTATGATCGTATACATATGattatttgaaattatttaaaacaaaaaaaaattgtaggATATTATTGCAATGATGATGTGATATGTATGTAACTAACATAATATATGGAAAGAAGTATGTGCATTAAATCACATACAACAGTTATAActcacatttgtaatttaaattaattactataatagaaataaaataatctattaatTCAATTATTTGATCAACGTATCGAATTAAAAACCTTTtataaattgatgatgatgaactTACCAAAGTtacacataaaaaaaataaataataaattcatcaaataaaagatgttaaaatagaaataaaaacattaaaatgggTTTGTCATATTGAAATTAcaatgattaaaaaaaaaaaaaggttggaaAGTTCCTAAATTCTAATTCTACAAGTTGCAGCAAAGCAGCTAAATTAGTGATGCATTATCTGTAAATCTAAAACATGACCTACTAGGGGAATGGCGGTTGGATCTAGACCGTTGAGGCCAGGTCAGCATGGTAAGATATCCCCACACGACCATCAGGTGGGTCCCTGTCTAAAACTCACGGGCCGGCAACAAACAAAACACGTAAACAACCACCATCGCTGTACCCGAGGCCGAGGCCCTTCCTTCTCGCTATTTACCCCTTCAACTCAGATCCACCGCCACCCTTTATAACCTTACATTCCCTTCTACAGCACCCCCCCTCTCTCTCTGCTTTTCTTTCTCTCGTTTGGCCATTAAGgggagagaaagagagagaggaaGGAAAGAAGAACACCCAGAGCCTCAGATCAGCTTGTTTATCTACATTATCAAAGATGCAGTCAAGTTCAACCAACGCTCCTGATCTCAActcaaaacaacaacaacaaccgCCACCGCAACAAACcagacaacaacaacaacaacaacaacatccACAATGGGTGCCTAACCAGTGGATGGGAGCCATGCAATACCCGGCGGCTGCTATGGTCATGATGCAGCAGCAGATGATGATGTACCCTCACCATCATTATATGGCTTACAATAATCATCATTACCATTATCAACAATACCAACAGCAGCAGCAGCATCAACAAAAACAGCAACAAGGGTGTAATTCGGATGAGGTTAGAACGATCTGGGTTGGTGACCTTGTTCATTGGATGGATGAAACTTATCTCCACGGTTGCTTCTCTCATACTGGCGAGGTAAAAGTAAATACAATAGTGTGGTTATAGCATGAAATTGATAGATGCATGTCTTGTCATGAATCTTATACTAGAtctttttttgttttatgttttgagGAATCTGTTGGTTTTAGTACTTTGCTGCCTTTTTTGGTTGTGGGGTTTAAGGAGAAGTTAAGGTTTGAGGTTTTTTGCTAATATAAGGAATGCTAAGTTTGTGGtttctgtttttaatgtaatTACAGtaatttatttagaaaataaTCTGCGTTTATGGCCTAAAACTTTTTGCCCAGAACATTAAAGCTGATTAATTTAAAGACAAGGATTGCTTTTAATTGAAGCTGAACAGATGAATAGACTATAAAGTTGATTGCCATTATAAAATAAAACTGGATAATTGCCAAAAGACAATTTAAGCTGTGTTGTAGCTGCCTGCATGATTAGCTTTTGGTCAAAAGCAGTTTACATCTTGTTTCGTAAACATGGAAATTTAATTATAAGAAAAAAGTCCTCTTATTTTCACATCCAAAGCTTTGCTGCTGATGCTTTCAAGAAAAAGAACAAGCTTTGCAGCAGTAGCAATCTTAGGTTGTTATAAAACTAGACATGTAATGACTTTTTATATTGGGTATTAATTAGGGGAGATAGGCTGGATTACGAAATCAATTATGCTTAAAATTCATTTTCCCCTGCTACATGGACTCCTCCAAGCTTCTGAACATTCAGAATTATTGTTTAATATAAACTTTTTAATGTAGATAACTTGTTGAACACATAAAATAGGATCCTCTTGGTTAGGATCCAAAAGTTACTGAGATGCTTATGTGGAAGTGTGAAGTCTTGGACACCATTTTGAAGAAAGTGCCTGGCTCATATTGGCATTTATTTCTGGGAAGGTTCTAATGTATCCATGATCTTTCCGAAAGCTTCCTTCTTTCTTTGCTTGTATTATTTGAAAAATGGGGGCCTAAAATGACTTTGTATCTTTTACCATTCTTTGGAACCTTGAAATCTTCTAGAGAATTTTATTAGCTTCAGTTTTATTTTTAGTTTCTTGGAAAGTTAGCTGCTCAGATCCATCATACAGTTGATGTCTAATACCAATACCATTTTGAGCATTTTACTTGATTATCCAGAAGCAGGCTATTGTACTGAAAAGGCTATTGCTTATCATCATCATTATACCCTTGCTTACTGAAATTTGGCATTTCAAAAATCCAGGTTTCTTCAGTAAAGATTATTCGCAATAAGCAAACTGGTCAGTCTGAAGGATATGGGTTTGTGGAATTTTACTCAAGGGCAACAGCTGAAAAGGTTTTGCAAAGTTATAATGGTTCTCTAATGCCAAATACAGAGCAGCCTTTTCGTCTGAATTGGGCTTCCTTCAGTGTGAATGAAAGGCGGCCCGATGCTGGTTCTGACCTATCTATATTTGTAGGAGATTTGGCCACTGATGTAACTGATTCGATATTGCATGAAACCTTTTCTAGTAGATTTCAATCAGTAAAGGGAGCAAAAGTTgtttttgattcaaatactggtcGTTCAAAAGGCTACGGTTTTGTTAGGTTTGGTGATGAAAATGAAAGGTCAAGGGCCATGACTGAAATGAATGGTGTGTATTGCTCCAATAGACCTATGAGAATTGGGGTTGCAACTCCCAAGAAAGCATCTGGTCATCAACAACAGTATTCTTCACAAGGTAACTTAATATGGTGAACTGTGCTATTTCCAATGGTTCATCTTTTTATCTTTTTCTGGTTGGAGCATGGAGCTCTCAGAATTTCTCTTATTTCTTGGATTATCCTGTTTTCGTCATCATGTTGTCGTGTGACTTGAATAAATTACTACAGAGCTAGTTATTTCTAAAAAAGTAAATTTGTCTTTCAAATGTACTATATTTCTTATCTTGTATCTTGATGTGAGATTTAATTGAATCATTAAATCAATATTCCACTTTTTATTAGCTTTGGTGCTGGCTGGTGGACATGCATCAAATGGTGCTTTGGCACAAGGTTCTCAATCTGATAATGACTCAAATAACACTACTGTGAGTCCTCCTCCGTCCTTTGTGCATTCTTCACCTGTATATCTGCCATTGATCAATAATTTATGTTTCTTAACAGATATTTGTTGGAGGACTTGACTCAGATGTTAGTGATGATGATCTTAGGCAACCTTTTTCCCAGTTTGGTGAGGTCATCTCCATAAAAATACCACCCGGGAAAGGATGTGGGTTTGTGCAATTTGCAAACAGGTGCCTCCCTATATTTACTTCATCTAATTTTTTTTTGGGGATTGTAATGTACTTTGCCTTGTCACACTCTATGTTATGCTGAAGTATGGTTTTAATTATTAAGGAATTCTTAGTTACAGCTCCATCAATGTTAATACTTTCacaatgttgatgaatgttgTTGAATTAAGTGATGCAGAGTGATAGGTTCTGACAGTTGGTATCttgattatattattatttttattatgatgtCAGTAGTAATATAATGTGCTTTCTTTTCAGAAAGAATGCTGAGGAAGCAATCCAGAGTTTGAACGGGACGACCATAGGCAAGCAGACTGTTCGTCTTTCTTGGGGTCGTAGTATAGGAAACAAGCAGGTAAATTTGTGCTCAAGTTCCTATTCTTAGTAACTGTCTTAAGGCCTATTGCTGCCTTGATATTTGGAAAATGCTTGGAGGGTTTGCGATTCCTAGGTCTAAGTCCAGACATTTAAGGCATCTGACATAGGTGAAAAGGGATGGAAGGgagtttcttttcattttttgatGAAATTACAGCACATGGGAGTTATAATAGTATTTAAGTATTACTTATAAGAATTGTATAATTTTACAGTATGGCATGAGTGATGCTACAGTCTATTTGTTACTTGGGCACTTCTGTCCCATGCATATTTGGACATGGGTATGGGGGCATGATCCTccaaatattttgaaaaattgaatgtACCCCTGTCAGATATATAGTCGCATCTGACACTCACTCGAGTCCAAGCAAACATAGTTTATTTCCCCTCCCTTCTGCTACTTTTCTTCCTCTTACAATGCTTCCATTAATAAAGCATTGTAGCTTACTTCTTGAAACTGGTTTTAGCAGTGGAATGGAGGACATTATTGAGAGCAAGGCAATGGTGGTTATGGCTAGGGCTATGCTGCAGCACCAATCAGGATCCAAACACGTATAGTGTGGCTGCTGTTACTAGTTCTTCTTAAGAGGGGTGCATGGCAATTATGAACGGCTTGTAATCAGATTCATTAATTAAGTAAGATGGGTTTGGTTTGCTTGCTGCTTTAGCTGATTCTTCAGGTTACAGAATTTTGTAGCtggattttaatctttaaacctTGAAGCTGTTTTATAACTGTATTAATAtgtcatttaaaatttaaattttttggcttgagagtttttttttttaattgtttatttgtTAAGAACTGAATTTATatagaaagaaaaagaatggGCTTTAATCACCCTTTTCTTCATGTTGGAGCAAAGAAAAGTTCATATTCTCCCTCTGCTTGCAAGTTACATTGTTCCTTTTCAACTTTGGCTAATATACTAAAAATACCTTTAAACTATTGTATCTTAGTTAAATAATCTCCtaacttataatttttaaattttattattaaaataaaaatattttgaatttttaactaATTTCATTTATGCTtagaataatttattaaataaaaatattaacaaaataatattttaaatttttgaaagtaTTATATACATAGcttcttttgaaaattttgattttgttatgTTAAAAGTGTATAAAACTTCTATTCTATTACCAAGAAATTAAGATAagagtttaaaatttaagataattttattttaataataaaagataaaatataatttaagtgcTTGTTTTAACCTAGAGTAATAATTTGTCCTTTTaatatatttaagtttttatCTCTCAGTTTTTCTAGGTCTTTGGTCAACTCTTACACCATGTTTGGTTGAGGGGAATGGAATAATATCCCGCTTTATTCATTGAATGGTAAATTATTCTTTTGTTTAGTTAAATGTAATACACATTCAATGGAATGGCTATTACTTTCCTTTTACTAGCCCTCCCATAATAGCTATTTTTTGGTATCACCAAAGGATGACTATTTCATGCAACCTTGAATaacaaaataagattaatttcCAAATTAGTCCTTTAAAACTTAGACTcgagaaaatataaaaataatatatttgaaataatttaataaaaatattttatttcaaaatataatttaaaataaaatattttaattatattaaaaatatattaagaatgttattaaattatatatttttatttttattaaattatatttgataataattatattaaaatatgattaaaatatttattattgaattatatttaataataaccttattaaaattttaataataataacaataatcatccaTCCAAAAAAGCTTTGCAAAGGGTAGAggtgttcaatcggttaaccgaccgGTTAACTGATTCGAACTACcattaactgaattaaccgaCCCTTTTAAACCCTTAACCGTTAACTGaaccgaaattttttcaaaaaaaattaaccgaaccgaaATTTTTTGGTTAATtcagtcggttaaccgaattaaccgaaatttatatatattttttagttttgttaaaacaagtataaaacatataaaaaattaaccAACTTAACTGactaattaatttatatttccaaaaaattaaccgaaccgaccgaatacttatatattataatattatttattaaatttgattaattcGATTATTAACCGACTGATTTCAAACCGAATTAACTGTTAACTgaactttcaaaaaattattaatcgaCCTCCAACCAAATTAATTCTGTTTTCCCCGAAATTTGCACACCCCTAGCGAAGGGTACTTGGAtggtttagttttttttcttGTGCTATTTACAACGTTTATTCTATTAAACCAAACATAAGAATGCTATTACAATTTTATTCTATTCTATTCAACTAAACAATTGAACTACGGATTATAACCCTATTCAATTTCAATGAATCAAACGAGCCAttattctctttatttttttagaGATTTGAATCCACGACTTcctaagaagaaagaaaaatacatAATTTCTAATCAAATGTAGGTTTAGAGATTGGTTGATGAAGATCTCCAAGCAATCTCTATGGCTGGTAAAGACAAAGCAAATGGAATATAAAAAATTGTTCAAGTAATATGGAATGAATACTTGTATTATTAATAGTTATGATTTTCAAATAGACATCTATTGAAAAGTAATGTTTTTATGAAAAGACACTATAACTATTATAAATAATAGAGAAATTTCATTTTACATGGCATATTAAACAATacatatcatattaaaatattgagATATAAGAGTGTCTCTATTCTCCTTCATCTTCTAATATTCAAAGATTGTTCTATAAAAGAATGGGtgcaaaagttttttttttttatagaatttgatACTCTTATTATACGTAAGCAATGTCTAATGAACTAATTTTATTAGTACAAAATGTAAAAAATTATTAGACTTTATTGTATTTTCAAAATTCATTTATCAGTAACTCTCTTGCAAACGAAAATATAAACGGGtgaaaagaaaacattatttccaagtttgaaaatttcaactaatttctagtaaatttatttttattcccACCCGCACACTAAGATCTCTTGCTGCATGGAAATTAACACGCATTCAGGTACAATTTCGTTCCAGGACAAAGCAGGCAATCAGAGTGGAGAAGGATATACATATGTAAACAAAGTCTGCATAGATTCAGCCATCTTATTTGATATTTTCCTCATTTTCTTCTAGATTAGTCAGCTGCAAAATATAAAAACTCCACAGCCACTCAATAAGGGCTAGCCACAACTTGAAATTCCATTTTTTGGGGGTCTTCACAATGCATCTGAAAATAATAAAACACACATCGCCTTATTTAAtagaatttaaaattcaaaacttaattgCATTGATTTTTATAATCACCTCTTAAAAAGTAAAAAGCATTAacaattttataatttgaatatTAATATTTGTAATTTGTtccctagtttttttttttttggcattagGAGCACAATCGCTGGGCACTGTTAAGGCAGTAGAAGCAATAGCAATACAATCTTTAATTGTCAGTGATGAGGTGATTGAGTGTGTTGATGTGGTCGGCAAAAGGTAAAACATGATGTTGAATCTTGTAGGAAAGTGAAGAGGGATGGTTTGTAAATGGCTTAACTCCATTATCCAACAATAAAACCAGATCACAAAGTCAAAATATCTTGTCATAAACCGGATATGCTGGAAGAAAAAGACTCTGGTCTTGATAAGCTTTGTGCATTGAAGGCCAAATTGCGATTTTAACGAGGATGAAGTACATTAAACAAACATAAAACAGGTTGCCCAACACATTTATATTGCTGCAAATATGCCATGAAAGCTCCTTATGGACGAGTTCTCGTTCTCCAATTCCACCTCGAAATCTTTCCGACGCTTAACCACCTCACTGCAGAACTTAAGTCTCATTTCGACAACCTATTAACTAAAACTAATACATAAAAATGAGAAactcaaataattaaatatatagtgGGAAATTATATGGC
This window of the Gossypium arboreum isolate Shixiya-1 chromosome 12, ASM2569848v2, whole genome shotgun sequence genome carries:
- the LOC108479754 gene encoding polyadenylate-binding protein RBP47B-like isoform X2; the protein is MQSSSTNAPDLNSKQQQQPPPQQTRQQQQQQQHPQWVPNQWMGAMQYPAAAMVMMQQQMMMYPHHHYMAYNNHHYHYQQYQQQQQHQQKQQQGCNSDEVRTIWVGDLVHWMDETYLHGCFSHTGEVSSVKIIRNKQTGQSEGYGFVEFYSRATAEKVLQSYNGSLMPNTEQPFRLNWASFSVNERRPDAGSDLSIFVGDLATDVTDSILHETFSSRFQSVKGAKVVFDSNTGRSKGYGFVRFGDENERSRAMTEMNGVYCSNRPMRIGVATPKKASGHQQQYSSQALVLAGGHASNGALAQGSQSDNDSNNTTIFVGGLDSDVSDDDLRQPFSQFGEVISIKIPPGKGCGFVQFANRKNAEEAIQSLNGTTIGKQTVRLSWGRSIGNKQWNGGHY
- the LOC108479754 gene encoding polyadenylate-binding protein RBP47B-like isoform X1 produces the protein MQSSSTNAPDLNSKQQQQPPPQQTRQQQQQQQHPQWVPNQWMGAMQYPAAAMVMMQQQMMMYPHHHYMAYNNHHYHYQQYQQQQQHQQKQQQGCNSDEVRTIWVGDLVHWMDETYLHGCFSHTGEVSSVKIIRNKQTGQSEGYGFVEFYSRATAEKVLQSYNGSLMPNTEQPFRLNWASFSVNERRPDAGSDLSIFVGDLATDVTDSILHETFSSRFQSVKGAKVVFDSNTGRSKGYGFVRFGDENERSRAMTEMNGVYCSNRPMRIGVATPKKASGHQQQYSSQALVLAGGHASNGALAQGSQSDNDSNNTTIFVGGLDSDVSDDDLRQPFSQFGEVISIKIPPGKGCGFVQFANRKNAEEAIQSLNGTTIGKQTVRLSWGRSIGNKQQWNGGHY